A genomic region of Magnolia sinica isolate HGM2019 chromosome 6, MsV1, whole genome shotgun sequence contains the following coding sequences:
- the LOC131249420 gene encoding pentatricopeptide repeat-containing protein At3g22690 translates to MASTLLLSPHLSFPTVDIDTDPDHHHHQRPIIKRNSAATGLIQICRNIQELKQIHGQMMKMGPTTAPVSTKLIAACARIATPESLNYARKAFQLLLEEEEEANLFLWNSLIRGYASAGIGQEAIYLYLQMVMEGVLPDHFTFPFLLTACTKIAAASEGIQFHASLIKMGLGTDAYILNSLIHFYSECEDLTSARKVFDGMPERNVVSWTSLICGYAHRDSPEDAVSLFWEMVRAEAIRPNSVTMACVVSACAKLQDLDLGERVCSYIGESGIGLNAVLVNALVDMYMKCGAMERAELLFGECSDRNLVLYNTMVSNYVRLGLAKEALAVFDEMIHAGLKPDRVTIIGVISACSHLGKLVSGRQCHGYVLRNALDGWDAVINSIIDMYMKCGVPETACRVFDTMLKKTIVSWNTVIAGYIRNGDLGSAQNVFSSTPEKDIVSWNTMIGALVQEDQFEEVITLFRVMHDSGVKADRVTMVSIASACGYLGALDLAKWIHAYIDKNEIPCDVRLGTALVDMYARCGDPRSSMQVFEEMPEKDVSAWTAAIGAMAMEGNGKQAIQLFNEMVQHGVKPDGVAFVAVLTACSHGGLVEEGRCLFRSMSDNYDLLPQIVHYGCMVDLFGRAGLFGEAHMLIESMPIEPNSVIWGALLAACRIHNNVELADHVAKQVMESAPDHSGIHVLISNIYASAGKWSDVARVRMHLKDIGAQKLPGSSSVEVNGVIHEFTSGDESHRQMIQIVKMLDEINSRLKHTGHVPDLGNVLLDVSEAEKEHLLGRHSEKLAMAFGLISTGHGAPIRVIKNLRMCSDCHTFAKLVSGIYSREIVVRDNNQFHYFQRGQCSCMDYW, encoded by the coding sequence ATGGCTTCGACCCTTCTGCTTTCACCTCATCTTTCCTTCCCCACCGTCGATATCGATACCGATCCtgaccaccatcatcatcaacgGCCCATAATTAAGCGCAACTCAGCAGCTACTGGGCTAATCCAGATATGCAGGAACATCCAAGAATTGAAGCAGATCCATggacagatgatgaaaatgggccccacaacagcTCCAGTGAGCACCAAGCTCATTGCCGCCTGCGCTCGAATCGCCACTCCCGAGAGCTTGAATTATGCAAGAAAAGCCTTCCAACTCTtactggaagaagaagaagaagccaatCTTTTCTTATGGAATTCACTGATAAGAGGCTACGCTTCTGCTGGCATTGGCCAAGAAGCCATTTATCTATACCTCCAGATGGTAATGGAAGGCGTCTTGCCTGACCATTTCACGTTCCCTTTCCTTTTGACCGCCTGCACCAAGATTGCTGCGGCGTCGGAGGGGATTCAATTCCATGCTTCTTTGATCAAGATGGGGCTGGGAACTGATGCTTATATACTTAATTCCTTGATTCATTTCTATTCTGAATGTGAGGATTTGACTTCTGCACGTAAGGTGTTCGATGGAATGCCTGAAAGAAATGTCGTTTCATGGACGAGCTTGATCTGTGGTTATGCCCACAGGGACTCCCCTGAAGATGCTGTATCTCTGTTTTGGGAGATGGTGAGAGCAGAAGCGATCAGACCTAATTCAGTTACGATGGCATGTGTTGTCTCTGCTTGCGCGAAACTTCAGGACCTTGATCTGGGCGAGCGGGTCTGCTCTTATATTGGGGAATCTGGAATTGGGCTTAATGCAGTTTTGGTGAATGCACTTGTTGACATGTACATGAAATGTGGGGCGATGGAGAGGGCAGAGCTATTGTTTGGTGAGTGTAGCGATAGGAATTTGGTTTTGTATAACACCATGGTGTCGAATTATGTCCGCCTGGGTTTGGCAAAGGAGGCACTTGCAGTCTTCGATGAAATGATACATGCAGGTCTTAAGCCGGATAGGGTTACGATAATTGGGGTGATATCGGCATGTTCTCATTTAGGCAAGCTGGTCTCAGGAAGACAGTGCCATGGATATGTCTTGCGGAATGCGTTGGATGGGTGGGATGCGGTGATCAATTCCATCATTGACATGTACATGAAATGTGGTGTGCCAGAAACTGCATGCAGGGTTTTCGACACGATGTTGAAGAAGACCATCGTGTCATGGAACACTGTAATTGCGGGATATATCAGAAATGGCGATTTGGGTTCTGCCCAGAATGTTTTCAGTTCAACACCAGAAAAGGATATTGTGTCTTGGAATACCATGATTGGTGCTCTGGTTCAGGAGGATCAGTTTGAGGAAGTGATCACCCTTTTTCGGGTAATGCATGATTCTGGTGTAAAGGCAGACAGGGTGACCATGGTGAGCATCGCGTCTGCTTGTGGGTACTTGGGTGCCCtcgatcttgcaaaatggatccATGCCTACATTGACAAGAACGAAATCCCTTGTGATGTTCGGCTGGGAACAGCTTTGGTTGATATGTATGCTCGGTGTGGGGATCCCAGAAGTTCGATGCAAGTTTTTGAGGAAATGCCTGAAAAGGATGTTTCTGCTTGGACTGCAGCCATTGGAGCAATGGCCATGGAAGGGAATGGAAAACAGGCCATACAACTTTTCAATGAGATGGTCCAGCATGGGGTGAAACCTGATGGTGTAGCATTTGTGGCAGTGCTAACTGCGTGCAGTCATGGTGGGTTGGTCGAAGAAGGCCGTTGTCTCTTCCGATCAATGAGTGACAACTATGATCTTCTTCCACAGATTGTCCACTATGGGTGCATGGTTGATCTGTTCGGCCGTGCTGGCCTGTTTGGAGAAGCACATATGCTCATCGAGAGCATGCCGATCGAGCCTAACAGTGTCATTTGGGGGGCTCTATTAGCTGCTTGCCGGATCCACAATAATGTGGAGCTGGCGGATCATGTGGCCAAGCAGGTGATGGAGTCGGCTCCTGACCACTCAGGAATACATGTGCTCATTTCGAATATTTATGCATCAGCAGGGAAATGGTCTGATGTTGCAAGGGTGAGGATGCATTTGAAGGACATAGGAGCCCAAAAGCTACCAGGATCAAGCTCGGTCGAGGTGAATGGAGTTATTCATGAGTTCACATCCGGGGACGAATCGCACCGACAAATGATACAGATAGTTAAGATGCTCGATGAGATCAACAGTCGACTTAAGCATACAGGTCATGTGCCTGACTTGGGGAATGTTTTGCTCGATGTCAGTGAAGCAGAAAAAGAGCACTTGCTTGGTCGACATAGTGAGAAACTGGCCATGGCATTTGGGCTCATCAGCACCGGTCATGGGGCACCAATCCGTGTGATCAAGAACCTCCGTATGTGCTCCGATTGCCACACGTTTGCCAAATTGGTGTCGGGTATCTACAGCCGTGAAATTGTGGTCCGAGACAACAACCAGTTCCATTATTTCCAGCGAGGGCAGTGTTCTTGCATGGATTACTGGTGA